From Pleurodeles waltl isolate 20211129_DDA chromosome 1_1, aPleWal1.hap1.20221129, whole genome shotgun sequence, a single genomic window includes:
- the LOC138293945 gene encoding uncharacterized protein F54H12.2-like yields MYLDLNNTLLNLVCKITKANGTNIEADAKVVQIIYRIATMFNQVDINLGNRLITQSDNVRYRAYIESNLRHSHKALDTQLSVGLFYKDTQAHFEDTALNRGNNGFKKEQASPPAVDSLFSWGAYIQTFSSKISFLSMRVKVSLSVRLAHAEALQLSNGKYAIERVALKIFSIPTGTRLTQQQNLLLPKLIIIGFVDNTAFSGLYTSNPFNFKHYDINHAALVHKGTVIPAKPFTPSFGTSNFVREYLSLVWITGKHLCDFGVVVSREGYGAGYTLFVFDLNPDMKDGDHYNLIKNGYVKAEIHFTQALATNVNIFVFAVFDSVIEVNQA; encoded by the exons atgtatttggatcttaACAACACTCTGCTAAACCTCGTCTGCAAAATAACAAAAGCAAACGGcaccaacatcgaggctgatgctaaaGTGGTGCAGATCATCTACCGCattgcaaccatgtttaatcaagtggacattaaccttgGCAATCGACTCATCACGCAAAGTGATAACGTAcgctacagggcctacatagagagtaatCTACGTCACAGTCAcaaagccctggacacacagctttcagtggggctcttctacaaagatactcaagCGCATTTTGAGGACACGGCTTTGAACAGGGgcaacaatggttttaaaaaagAACAAGCTTCGCCGCCGGCAGTAGACAGTTTGTTCtcctggggcgcatacattcagaccttttcttccaagataagcttcttgtcaatg agagtgaaagtgtcactgagcgtcagactggcccacgccgaagctttacaactatcaaatggcaagtacgccattgaaagagtggctctgaagatattcagcatccccactGGTACTAGATTAACACAGCAGCAAAATCTATTActcccgaaactcatcatcatagggtttgtggacaataccgcttttagtgggctctatacctctaaccctttcaacttcaagcacTACGACATCAACCATGCCGCTTTGGTCCACAAGGGCACTGTTATCCCTGCAAAACCATTCACcccgagttttggaacatccaattttgtcagggaatatctcagtTTGGTCTGGATAACGGGGAAACATCTGTGTGACTtcggagtagttgtttcaagagaggggtatggggccGGCTACACACTGTTTGTGTTCGACCTGAATCCTGACATGaaagacggtgaccactacaacttgatcaaaaacggaTATGTAAAAGCTGAAATACACTTTACACAGGCACTGGCTACCAACGTGAACATTTTTGTATTTGCTGTATTCGACAGCGTTATCGAAGTCAATCAGGCCtga